Proteins encoded in a region of the bacterium genome:
- the uvrA gene encoding excinuclease ABC subunit UvrA, whose protein sequence is MSDDLIRIYGAREHNLCDLSLELPRDKLVVFCGVSGSGKSSLAFDTIYAEGQRRYVESLSAHARQFLGTMTRPAVDHIEGLSPAIAIDQKSASGNPRSTVATITEIYDYLRVLFARAGEPHCYRCGRPITASTPQMIVDQIAALGEGTRVLIMAPAQREPGETWVQALREIRRGGFARILLDGEIIPLDQPIDLGDDDHRLDVIVDRLTIHERSLARLADSVETALAFSNGTVLASIVDGEELRFSTSYACHECGTPVGDLTPQLFSFNSPQGMCPGCDGLGFIRDIDPNLFVADPTRSVLGGALQPFGDVKSGHLLQTLTDLARHYDFDLNAPWRELPRQVREVILYGSEGEDITFTYETVKGRKITYKKPFHGLVTSSKRRYENSESNGERQYLERYVAELPCPECHGARLRPEALAVTFAGRNIAELAHLDVIEALRFFDDVTLSPRQGIIAREVLKEITARLQFMRDVGVGYLGLDRAAPTLSGGEAQRIRLATQIGSGLAGVMYILDEPSIGLHPRDQEKLLQTLFRLRDLGNTLIVVEHDETTIRRADHVVEFGPGAGVRGGHVTYAGDVAGMLTAPDCLTGKYLSGTRRIPVPQYRRKPNGNYLRLKGAHEHNLQHLDVVIPLGLLVCVTGVSGSGKSTLVHDVIYRALRRRLHRSQDPPAKCEGISGLEHLDKIINIDQGPIGRTPRSNPATYAHVFGPLRDLFAATPEAQVRGYKSGRFSFNVRGGRCELCQGDGTTRVEMHFLPPVYVPCEQCGGSRYNRETLQVRYKGKNIAEVLDMTVAEALEHFESVPQIARILRMLNDVGLDYVRLGQSGTTLSGGEAQRLKLARELAKIGTGNTLYVLDEPTTGLHFADVERLLQVLERLVDAGNTVVVIEHNLDVIKAADHVIDLGPEGGAEGGLIIAQGSPEQVAKIEASHTGRYLRDVLG, encoded by the coding sequence ATGTCTGACGATCTAATCCGCATCTACGGCGCACGGGAGCACAACCTGTGCGACCTGAGCCTCGAGTTGCCCCGCGACAAGCTCGTGGTGTTCTGTGGCGTCAGCGGCTCGGGGAAGTCGTCGCTGGCCTTCGACACGATCTACGCCGAGGGGCAGCGCCGCTACGTCGAGTCGCTGTCGGCCCATGCCCGGCAGTTCCTCGGCACGATGACGCGCCCCGCCGTGGACCACATCGAGGGCCTGTCCCCGGCCATCGCGATTGACCAGAAGAGCGCCAGCGGCAACCCCCGCTCGACGGTTGCGACCATCACCGAGATCTATGACTACCTGCGCGTGCTGTTCGCCCGGGCGGGGGAGCCGCACTGCTACCGGTGCGGCCGGCCCATCACGGCCTCGACGCCGCAGATGATCGTGGACCAGATTGCGGCGCTGGGCGAGGGGACCCGCGTACTCATCATGGCCCCGGCGCAGCGCGAGCCGGGGGAGACGTGGGTGCAGGCGCTGCGCGAGATTCGCCGGGGGGGCTTCGCCCGCATCCTCCTGGACGGCGAGATCATCCCGCTGGACCAGCCCATAGACCTGGGGGACGACGACCACCGGCTGGATGTCATCGTGGACCGGCTGACGATCCACGAGCGCAGCCTGGCCCGCCTGGCCGACTCGGTCGAGACCGCTCTGGCCTTCAGCAATGGCACCGTGTTGGCGTCCATTGTAGACGGCGAAGAGCTGCGCTTCTCCACTAGTTACGCCTGCCACGAGTGCGGGACCCCCGTGGGCGACCTCACGCCTCAGCTCTTCTCCTTCAACAGCCCGCAGGGCATGTGCCCCGGCTGTGACGGCCTGGGCTTCATCCGCGACATTGACCCGAACCTGTTCGTGGCCGACCCGACCCGCTCGGTCCTCGGTGGGGCCCTGCAGCCATTCGGGGACGTCAAGAGCGGCCATCTGCTGCAGACGCTTACCGACCTGGCACGGCACTACGACTTCGACCTGAACGCCCCCTGGCGGGAGCTGCCGCGGCAGGTGCGCGAGGTCATCCTGTACGGGTCCGAGGGCGAGGACATCACCTTCACGTACGAGACCGTCAAGGGGCGCAAGATCACGTACAAGAAGCCCTTCCACGGCTTGGTGACCTCCAGCAAGCGGCGGTATGAGAACAGCGAGTCCAATGGCGAGCGGCAGTACCTGGAGCGCTACGTGGCCGAGCTGCCGTGCCCGGAGTGCCACGGCGCACGACTGCGGCCCGAGGCGCTGGCCGTGACCTTCGCCGGACGCAACATCGCCGAACTGGCGCATCTCGACGTCATCGAGGCGCTCCGGTTCTTCGACGACGTCACGCTTTCGCCACGCCAGGGCATTATCGCCCGGGAAGTGCTCAAGGAGATCACGGCGCGGCTGCAGTTCATGCGCGATGTGGGTGTCGGCTACCTGGGGCTCGACCGGGCGGCGCCGACCCTGTCGGGCGGAGAGGCCCAGCGCATCCGCCTCGCGACACAGATCGGCTCGGGCCTGGCGGGGGTCATGTATATCCTGGACGAGCCCAGCATCGGGCTGCATCCGCGCGACCAGGAGAAGCTGCTGCAGACGCTCTTCCGCCTGCGGGACCTGGGCAACACGCTCATTGTCGTGGAGCATGACGAGACGACGATCCGGCGCGCGGACCATGTCGTCGAGTTCGGCCCCGGCGCCGGTGTACGTGGGGGGCATGTGACCTATGCCGGCGATGTCGCCGGGATGCTGACGGCCCCGGACTGCCTGACCGGCAAGTACCTCAGCGGCACGCGCCGCATTCCTGTGCCGCAGTACCGGCGCAAGCCCAACGGGAATTACCTGCGCCTCAAGGGCGCGCACGAGCACAATCTGCAGCACCTCGATGTCGTGATCCCGCTGGGGCTGCTCGTGTGCGTAACCGGGGTGTCGGGTAGCGGCAAGAGCACGCTGGTCCACGATGTCATCTACCGCGCGCTGCGGCGCCGCCTGCACCGGAGCCAGGATCCGCCGGCCAAGTGTGAGGGGATCAGCGGGCTGGAGCACCTGGACAAGATCATCAACATTGACCAGGGGCCCATTGGTCGGACACCGCGCTCGAACCCGGCCACCTATGCGCATGTCTTCGGTCCCCTGCGCGACCTGTTCGCCGCCACGCCCGAGGCCCAGGTGCGGGGCTACAAGTCCGGGCGCTTCAGCTTCAACGTGCGCGGCGGGCGCTGCGAGCTGTGCCAGGGCGACGGCACCACCCGGGTCGAGATGCACTTCCTGCCCCCGGTCTACGTGCCGTGCGAGCAGTGCGGCGGCAGCCGCTACAACCGCGAGACGCTCCAAGTGCGCTACAAGGGCAAGAACATCGCCGAAGTGCTCGACATGACCGTGGCCGAGGCCCTCGAGCACTTCGAGAGCGTGCCGCAGATCGCCCGCATCCTGCGGATGCTCAACGACGTGGGCCTGGACTACGTGCGGCTCGGCCAGTCGGGCACGACGCTGTCAGGTGGAGAAGCCCAGCGCCTCAAGCTCGCCCGCGAGTTGGCCAAGATCGGCACGGGCAACACGCTCTATGTGCTCGATGAGCCTACGACCGGGCTGCACTTCGCCGATGTGGAGCGGCTGCTGCAGGTGCTGGAGCGCCTGGTGGACGCCGGCAACACCGTCGTGGTCATCGAGCACAACCTCGATGTCATCAAGGCGGCCGACCACGTGATTGACCTGGGGCCCGAAGGTGGGGCAGAGGGGGGCCTGATCATCGCCCAGGGCTCTCCGGAGCAGGTGGCGAAGATCGAGGCGTCGCATACGGGGAGATACCTGCGGGACGTGCTTGGGTAA
- a CDS encoding glycosyltransferase family 4 protein has protein sequence MRPLNLTVISHSCVLPANQRVWAKVIALDPGISLRLIAPLRWKSSLHGPLQFAPLPALAGQATGIRVYWSGNLHLHTYSDLGPALTQEVPDILFLDEDPHSLVGWQILGIQAIMSFQTIITLKQNVPKRYPFPFSLIERALFRSTSAAAATSEECLAVARQKKYHQPGMVVHYPIDTRTFRPAEPEPSGADRPFRIGYAGRLVPEKGVADLIRAVGQAQARHPVELHITGTGPEERHLRALAAEQPGLADRVHWTQTPHDKMAPWYQSLDALVLPSHTTPRWKEQFGRALGEAMACGKPVIGSDSGFIREMIESTAGGLLFPEGDVGALARAIGRLADDANLCRELGERGRQRVLELYSVDAVAGKLIELIRSVPV, from the coding sequence ATGAGACCCCTGAACCTGACTGTCATCAGCCACTCCTGCGTGCTACCGGCCAACCAGAGGGTCTGGGCGAAGGTGATTGCCCTGGACCCGGGGATCAGCCTGCGGCTGATTGCGCCGCTGCGGTGGAAGTCGTCGCTGCACGGGCCGCTGCAGTTCGCGCCGCTGCCTGCGCTGGCCGGCCAGGCGACCGGCATCCGCGTGTACTGGTCCGGCAACCTGCACCTGCACACCTACAGCGACCTGGGGCCGGCGCTGACGCAGGAAGTGCCGGACATTCTCTTCCTCGATGAGGACCCACACAGCCTGGTGGGCTGGCAGATCCTGGGCATCCAGGCCATCATGAGCTTCCAGACGATCATCACGCTCAAGCAGAACGTGCCCAAGCGCTACCCGTTCCCCTTCTCGCTGATCGAGCGCGCCCTGTTCCGCTCGACCTCGGCTGCCGCGGCTACCTCGGAGGAGTGCCTGGCTGTGGCCCGGCAGAAGAAGTACCACCAGCCGGGCATGGTCGTCCATTACCCGATAGACACCCGGACCTTCCGCCCGGCCGAGCCCGAGCCATCGGGTGCTGACCGGCCCTTCCGCATCGGATACGCGGGGCGTCTGGTGCCCGAGAAGGGCGTCGCCGATCTGATCCGTGCGGTGGGGCAGGCGCAGGCGCGCCATCCGGTCGAGTTGCACATTACCGGCACTGGGCCGGAGGAGAGGCACCTGCGGGCCCTGGCGGCCGAGCAGCCGGGGCTGGCCGATCGCGTCCACTGGACGCAGACGCCGCATGACAAGATGGCCCCATGGTACCAGTCCCTCGATGCTCTCGTCCTGCCTTCGCACACGACTCCACGTTGGAAGGAGCAGTTCGGGCGCGCGCTGGGCGAGGCGATGGCCTGCGGGAAGCCGGTCATCGGCTCGGACTCGGGGTTCATCCGGGAGATGATTGAGAGCACGGCGGGGGGGCTGCTGTTCCCGGAGGGCGATGTGGGGGCCCTGGCGCGGGCCATTGGGCGGCTGGCCGATGATGCCAACCTGTGCCGGGAACTGGGGGAACGCGGGCGGCAACGGGTGCTCGAGCTCTACTCGGTGGACGCGGTCGCGGGCAAGCTCATCGAGCTGATCCGCAGCGTGCCGGTGTGA
- a CDS encoding beta-galactosidase: MRTTLPVAVMLLAVLLMPAVTYASTTAEEVDEDLSLQSKFVTPHVDWGQPGSTGKLRGLFFVYGGGYGPDWTECGTRYREVVELCQRFDIEAEGALVDSGGGKWCFHGGKFGEDRAEKLLAKPHDLIVIAGFSLGKLPAKMQYEILQQVANGTGIVCIGEGNEFMVAKRQIKPTPEFLTQTVPVLPGAEPGKWMKPEDYIAAYKLREGRAVWLNYPAHALSPSRPFTWRHLAEYDYRMLPIGRAALWAAGKDGAVAVKTILSDEPVLIGREDKALPGDVVISGTQAMSGTVLLSLRRADDGLDVDLGKQPVELKANGTAVVPVILPRLRAGDYYLSAIVKSKQGVEAAGAKLLTIESPFGVSGVSLQGTATPVTENAEIERLKDPTPYVERGDKISGLVSVRGVLPKSARLVVRFRDSYNRILSQQEIMPQPNQSDYPFSTTAGAFDTIVMRAEAVVLDGAGEVESRCAEFTVPKRRQGQFNFVMWDGPQDVLGYYAWRHLQDVGYNTCLLGSFGLSKQPSVMRACDASLVPYSTRILDDKNADGSMKPVCWNHEPAVSEYVQKIVDNQINLRKQGVFVYSLGDEGVTKGCCVHPSCIAAYRKWLQSQYGTIDKLNASWNEKYTSFDQVNLLSDKDNMELQARKTSPPRWFDREAFARHNLAQFSGRFGERYKVLDPQGITGFEGTGGFGDDYDQILAYNGFYGPYPSIGDDLVRSAARRDQIRSNWMGYSKTGDALSDAAWRMVMKGLDSCWYWMWDGIGSWKGVLSPTIDYFECTADFLNEMKPVREGLGDLLLNSEWAHSGIGIFYSLPSAIGGGIEDGGTYLQPQQDHETWLQMTYDLGQDARYVTSGMLAKGVLTNSEFKVLCLPMTQAMSPEEAQIIRQFVQSGGTVIADVRPGIFDGHLRAVPAGLLDDVFGIKRQGRGKAQQTEVALKGVVGATPLDMKLQTRIDPDIRANGAKALGTVGDVPVGLVNQFGKGQAVLLNFQLVTAKEDDQQAADMRQLLAALYRFGRTQPPVGVASPDGAPLPATETRVWRDGEALVFGMWRQMRNAWFSPKAGTTAGEPVAARVTLPGQYHVYDLRNGKYLGTPRSFDTKLRWGRASFFLASPYPLKGMKVALNSSTPKRGQTITATVSLPLPAQAKEKQTVYVQVFTPAGDQPLWGRSVAVLKNGRAQVQVPVAYNDAAGQWRLKATEPFSRMSAEATWKVQ; encoded by the coding sequence ATGCGCACCACACTGCCTGTCGCCGTCATGCTCCTGGCCGTCCTCCTCATGCCCGCCGTGACGTACGCCTCAACCACCGCCGAGGAGGTCGACGAGGACCTCTCGTTGCAAAGCAAGTTCGTGACGCCCCATGTGGACTGGGGGCAGCCGGGCAGCACCGGGAAGCTGCGCGGGCTCTTCTTCGTGTACGGCGGCGGCTACGGCCCCGACTGGACCGAGTGCGGCACACGGTACCGCGAAGTCGTCGAGCTGTGCCAGCGCTTCGACATCGAGGCTGAAGGGGCCCTCGTAGACAGCGGCGGCGGCAAGTGGTGCTTCCATGGCGGGAAGTTCGGCGAGGACCGCGCCGAGAAGCTGCTGGCCAAGCCCCATGACCTCATTGTCATCGCGGGCTTCAGCCTGGGCAAGCTGCCGGCGAAGATGCAGTACGAGATCCTGCAGCAGGTCGCCAACGGGACCGGGATCGTCTGCATCGGCGAGGGCAACGAGTTCATGGTCGCCAAGCGCCAGATCAAGCCGACCCCCGAGTTCCTGACCCAGACCGTGCCCGTCCTGCCCGGCGCTGAGCCCGGCAAGTGGATGAAGCCGGAGGACTACATCGCCGCCTACAAGCTGCGCGAGGGGCGCGCCGTGTGGCTCAACTACCCGGCCCACGCGCTGTCTCCGTCACGTCCGTTCACGTGGCGACACCTGGCCGAATATGACTACCGCATGCTGCCGATCGGCCGGGCGGCCCTGTGGGCGGCCGGCAAGGACGGGGCAGTGGCGGTCAAGACGATCCTGTCCGACGAGCCGGTGCTGATCGGCCGCGAGGACAAGGCGCTGCCCGGTGATGTCGTGATCTCTGGCACGCAGGCGATGTCGGGTACGGTGCTGCTGAGCCTACGCCGCGCCGATGACGGCCTGGACGTGGACCTGGGCAAGCAGCCCGTCGAGCTGAAGGCCAACGGCACGGCCGTCGTGCCGGTCATCCTGCCGCGGCTACGGGCCGGCGACTACTACCTGTCCGCCATCGTGAAGAGCAAGCAAGGCGTGGAAGCCGCCGGGGCCAAGCTGCTGACCATCGAGAGCCCCTTTGGCGTGAGCGGCGTCAGCCTGCAGGGCACGGCGACGCCCGTTACCGAGAACGCGGAGATCGAGCGGCTGAAGGACCCGACCCCATACGTTGAGCGCGGAGACAAGATCAGCGGGCTGGTCAGCGTTCGCGGCGTCCTGCCCAAGAGCGCGCGCCTCGTGGTGCGCTTCCGCGACTCGTACAACCGCATCCTGAGCCAGCAGGAGATCATGCCCCAGCCGAACCAGAGCGACTACCCCTTCAGCACCACCGCCGGCGCGTTCGACACGATCGTCATGCGCGCTGAGGCTGTCGTGCTGGACGGGGCCGGGGAAGTGGAGAGCAGGTGCGCGGAGTTCACGGTGCCCAAGCGACGGCAGGGCCAGTTCAACTTCGTCATGTGGGACGGCCCGCAGGACGTGCTGGGCTACTACGCCTGGCGGCACCTGCAGGACGTGGGGTACAACACCTGCCTGCTGGGCAGCTTCGGCCTGAGCAAGCAGCCGTCGGTGATGCGGGCCTGTGACGCCTCGCTGGTGCCCTACAGCACGCGCATCCTCGACGACAAGAACGCTGATGGCAGCATGAAGCCGGTGTGCTGGAACCACGAGCCGGCCGTCAGCGAATATGTCCAGAAGATCGTGGACAACCAGATCAACCTGCGCAAGCAGGGAGTGTTCGTCTACTCACTGGGCGATGAGGGCGTCACGAAGGGGTGCTGTGTGCACCCGTCCTGCATCGCCGCATACCGCAAGTGGCTGCAGAGCCAGTATGGCACGATCGACAAGCTGAACGCCTCGTGGAACGAGAAGTACACCTCCTTCGACCAGGTCAACCTGCTGTCGGACAAGGACAACATGGAGCTGCAGGCCCGCAAGACCTCCCCGCCGCGCTGGTTTGACCGTGAGGCGTTCGCGCGGCACAACCTCGCGCAGTTCTCCGGCCGGTTCGGCGAGCGCTACAAGGTGCTGGACCCGCAGGGCATCACGGGGTTTGAGGGGACCGGCGGCTTCGGGGATGACTACGACCAGATCCTGGCCTACAACGGCTTCTACGGCCCGTATCCGAGCATCGGGGACGACCTCGTGCGGTCGGCGGCCCGGCGCGATCAGATCCGCTCGAACTGGATGGGCTACTCCAAGACCGGCGACGCGCTGTCGGACGCGGCGTGGCGCATGGTGATGAAGGGCCTCGATAGCTGCTGGTACTGGATGTGGGACGGGATCGGCTCATGGAAGGGCGTGCTGTCGCCGACCATTGACTACTTCGAGTGCACGGCGGACTTCCTCAACGAGATGAAGCCGGTGCGCGAGGGGCTGGGCGACCTGCTGCTCAACTCCGAGTGGGCACACAGCGGCATCGGCATCTTCTACTCGCTGCCCTCGGCCATTGGGGGCGGCATCGAGGACGGCGGCACGTACCTGCAGCCGCAGCAGGACCACGAGACCTGGCTGCAGATGACCTACGACCTGGGCCAGGACGCGCGCTATGTCACCAGCGGGATGCTGGCCAAGGGCGTGCTGACCAACAGTGAGTTCAAGGTGCTCTGCCTGCCGATGACACAGGCCATGAGCCCCGAGGAAGCACAGATCATCCGGCAGTTTGTCCAGAGCGGCGGCACGGTGATCGCCGATGTGCGGCCGGGGATCTTCGACGGGCACCTGAGGGCCGTCCCGGCGGGGCTGCTCGATGATGTCTTCGGCATCAAGCGCCAGGGCCGCGGCAAGGCACAGCAGACCGAAGTGGCGCTCAAGGGCGTCGTGGGTGCCACCCCGTTGGACATGAAGCTGCAGACGCGGATTGACCCGGACATCCGCGCCAACGGGGCCAAGGCCCTGGGTACCGTGGGCGACGTGCCGGTCGGCCTCGTCAACCAGTTCGGCAAGGGCCAGGCCGTGCTGCTGAACTTCCAGTTGGTCACGGCCAAGGAAGATGACCAGCAGGCCGCCGACATGCGCCAGTTGCTGGCCGCGCTCTATCGCTTCGGGAGGACGCAGCCGCCGGTGGGCGTGGCCTCGCCCGACGGCGCGCCCCTCCCGGCCACCGAGACGCGGGTCTGGCGTGATGGCGAGGCGCTGGTGTTCGGGATGTGGCGGCAGATGCGCAACGCCTGGTTCTCGCCCAAGGCCGGCACGACCGCCGGCGAGCCGGTGGCGGCGCGTGTGACGCTGCCCGGGCAGTACCACGTCTACGACCTGCGCAACGGCAAGTACCTGGGCACCCCGCGCTCGTTCGACACGAAGCTGCGCTGGGGCCGGGCCAGCTTCTTCCTGGCCTCGCCATACCCGCTGAAGGGGATGAAGGTGGCGCTGAATTCGTCCACCCCCAAGCGCGGCCAGACGATCACGGCCACGGTGAGCCTGCCGCTGCCGGCGCAGGCCAAGGAGAAGCAGACCGTGTACGTGCAAGTCTTCACGCCGGCGGGCGACCAGCCGCTGTGGGGACGCAGCGTCGCGGTGCTCAAGAACGGTCGGGCGCAGGTGCAGGTGCCGGTGGCCTACAACGACGCGGCCGGCCAGTGGCGCCTGAAGGCCACCGAGCCCTTCAGCCGCATGAGTGCCGAAGCGACCTGGAAGGTGCAGTAG
- a CDS encoding glycosyltransferase has protein sequence MTDLTVTAIIPSYGRPDSLARCLDGLLHGERLPDEVVVVVRETDAATREAAEAYPTVRIATVTEPGQIAAMNAGLAVATGEIVCFPDDDCVPRTDWLRRLMAHYDDPQVGGVGGRDVVGGPEGPEPPLVGRVGVVTWYGRIIGSHHCRTTPEPRPVDHLKGVNMSFRRVLLPAFDGRIRGPHLNDTDISLGVRRRGYRLIFDPDAKVDHYPAVRPDTPGGRDLLDPQLAYLDAHDRMYVLLKHTSALRKPLVVAYQLLLGTRVQPGVLTALAVGRWRVVGACVAGGLAGIGTALRAGCPRSQ, from the coding sequence ATGACCGATCTCACCGTTACTGCCATCATTCCCAGCTACGGTCGCCCGGACAGCCTCGCGCGGTGCCTGGACGGTTTGCTCCACGGTGAGCGCCTGCCGGATGAGGTCGTCGTGGTCGTCCGTGAGACCGATGCAGCCACGCGTGAGGCCGCAGAGGCCTATCCGACAGTCCGGATCGCGACGGTGACTGAGCCGGGACAGATCGCGGCCATGAACGCCGGGCTGGCGGTGGCGACGGGGGAGATCGTCTGCTTCCCGGACGATGACTGCGTGCCACGGACGGATTGGCTGCGGCGACTGATGGCGCACTATGACGACCCGCAGGTGGGCGGCGTGGGCGGGCGGGATGTCGTGGGCGGGCCGGAGGGCCCGGAGCCGCCGCTCGTGGGTCGCGTGGGCGTCGTCACCTGGTATGGGCGGATCATCGGCAGCCACCACTGCCGCACCACGCCCGAGCCACGCCCCGTGGACCACCTCAAGGGGGTCAACATGTCCTTTCGCCGGGTGCTCCTCCCTGCGTTCGACGGGCGCATTCGTGGACCGCACCTGAACGATACCGACATCTCGCTCGGGGTGCGCCGCCGGGGCTACCGGCTGATCTTCGACCCCGATGCGAAGGTGGACCACTATCCGGCAGTCCGTCCGGATACGCCCGGCGGCCGGGACCTGCTGGACCCGCAGCTTGCCTACCTCGATGCCCATGACAGGATGTACGTGCTGCTGAAGCACACGTCGGCGCTGCGCAAGCCGCTGGTGGTGGCGTATCAGTTACTGCTGGGCACGAGGGTGCAGCCGGGGGTGCTCACGGCGTTGGCGGTGGGGCGCTGGCGGGTCGTGGGGGCGTGTGTGGCGGGAGGGCTGGCGGGGATCGGGACGGCACTGCGGGCGGGATGCCCGCGGTCCCAGTAA
- a CDS encoding glycosyltransferase family 4 protein: MKIAIIIEDVNRVAGQERVVAELLHRLSPRHEIHLFCYEASDIPEGTIVHRLRQPRVRSFMVRALWIVLASWFVVRVRRYDAVLSQGGNALNQTHTLVHNCLARRWELTRQVYWKLRRPSLVERLVRTFWYTTVVRLERRAVRRCRQGRTLAVSHELADLLSHYHGVPREEITVCENGVDHEVFFPDPADPARPRLRAEMGLAEDDVLAIFLGGLWLEKGATYSLEALARTDARLHLCLAGRDDPEPFRKLAEQLGVAQRLHFLPGTDRPWEYFRAADLLLFPGHAEGFGLVAAEAAACGLPVLMTPVGVGERLVQDGVSGYLISQESDEIAGRLNTLVCRPEQRRRMGEGAYAASLQFSWDRQATEVEQALATPVVRNS; this comes from the coding sequence ATGAAGATCGCCATCATCATCGAGGATGTCAATCGCGTGGCCGGTCAGGAGCGGGTCGTGGCCGAACTGCTCCATCGCCTGTCGCCGCGCCATGAGATCCACCTGTTCTGCTACGAGGCGAGTGACATCCCCGAGGGGACCATTGTCCACCGACTCCGCCAGCCGCGCGTGCGGTCATTCATGGTGCGAGCCCTGTGGATCGTGCTGGCCTCCTGGTTCGTGGTGAGAGTCCGCCGGTATGATGCCGTGCTGTCGCAGGGCGGCAATGCGCTGAACCAGACTCACACACTGGTGCACAACTGCCTGGCCCGGCGATGGGAGCTGACGCGGCAGGTCTACTGGAAGCTCCGCCGGCCGTCGTTGGTCGAGCGGCTGGTTCGCACGTTCTGGTACACGACAGTGGTGCGGCTCGAGCGGCGGGCCGTGCGGCGATGCCGCCAGGGGCGGACACTGGCCGTGTCGCATGAGCTGGCTGACCTACTCAGCCACTACCACGGCGTCCCGCGCGAGGAGATCACGGTGTGCGAGAACGGCGTGGACCACGAGGTGTTCTTCCCCGATCCAGCCGACCCCGCCCGTCCGCGCCTGCGGGCCGAGATGGGGCTGGCCGAGGACGACGTGCTGGCGATCTTCCTGGGCGGATTGTGGCTGGAGAAGGGGGCGACGTACTCCCTGGAGGCCCTGGCGCGGACAGACGCCAGGCTGCACCTGTGCCTGGCCGGGCGCGACGATCCTGAGCCCTTCCGCAAGCTGGCCGAACAGCTCGGGGTGGCGCAGCGGCTGCACTTCCTGCCGGGCACGGACCGGCCCTGGGAGTACTTCCGCGCGGCCGACCTGCTGCTGTTCCCGGGCCACGCCGAGGGCTTCGGGCTGGTGGCCGCGGAGGCGGCGGCATGCGGGCTGCCGGTGCTGATGACCCCCGTGGGCGTGGGGGAGCGGCTCGTTCAGGACGGTGTGTCGGGGTACCTGATATCGCAGGAATCCGATGAGATAGCCGGGCGTCTGAACACACTGGTGTGCAGACCTGAACAGCGGCGCCGCATGGGCGAGGGAGCCTACGCGGCGTCGCTGCAGTTCTCCTGGGACCGTCAGGCGACGGAGGTCGAGCAGGCGCTCGCGACGCCTGTGGTGCGGAACTCATGA
- a CDS encoding DUF362 domain-containing protein, with product MDRRDFLLASLLASLGPGVTGCRSNATPAASADGAVPGKVGRNRWRPGPVNGVDLAVARGTSAQETLKAALGVFGGMKAFIQPGDRVVIKPNLAWSRTPEQAACTSPEVLAAVIAACRDAGARDLIVGEHACDVAAVVFDLSGARAVCAQAGIELVDWSSPQLYREQALAQGQTLKADQIATDLLDCDVYINLPTLKHHSASTVTLALKNQMGCVQDRGRYHSERGAAGANNLHRNVVDLATALRPTLNILDATRALKTGGPKGPGVVEQLDTICVSPNIVAVDAYGARLLGHDPLSIPHLAMAAAAGLGEAELNKIQMREV from the coding sequence ATGGACCGACGCGATTTCCTGTTGGCATCTCTGCTGGCCAGTCTGGGGCCGGGGGTCACCGGCTGCCGCTCCAACGCGACGCCGGCAGCCTCGGCCGACGGCGCCGTGCCCGGCAAGGTCGGCCGCAATCGCTGGCGCCCAGGGCCTGTCAACGGCGTGGACCTGGCCGTCGCCCGCGGCACATCGGCGCAGGAAACGCTGAAGGCCGCCCTGGGCGTCTTCGGCGGCATGAAGGCCTTCATCCAGCCCGGCGACCGGGTTGTCATCAAGCCCAACCTGGCCTGGAGCCGGACCCCCGAGCAGGCGGCCTGCACCAGCCCTGAGGTGCTCGCGGCCGTCATCGCCGCCTGTCGCGACGCCGGGGCACGCGACCTCATCGTCGGGGAACATGCCTGCGACGTTGCGGCCGTGGTCTTCGACCTGTCCGGGGCCAGGGCCGTCTGCGCGCAGGCCGGGATCGAGTTGGTAGACTGGTCCAGTCCCCAGCTCTACCGCGAGCAGGCCCTGGCGCAGGGACAGACGCTCAAGGCAGACCAGATCGCCACCGACCTCCTCGACTGTGATGTCTACATCAACCTGCCCACACTCAAGCACCACAGCGCCAGCACGGTGACCCTCGCGCTGAAGAACCAGATGGGCTGCGTCCAGGACCGGGGGAGGTATCACTCGGAGAGGGGGGCGGCGGGGGCGAACAACCTGCACCGTAACGTGGTGGACCTGGCCACTGCCCTGCGGCCCACGCTCAACATCCTCGACGCCACCCGGGCCCTGAAGACCGGCGGCCCCAAGGGGCCGGGCGTGGTGGAGCAACTGGACACGATCTGTGTCAGTCCGAACATCGTGGCGGTGGACGCCTATGGGGCCAGGCTGCTGGGGCACGACCCGCTGAGCATCCCCCACCTCGCGATGGCAGCCGCGGCGGGCCTGGGCGAGGCGGAACTGAACAAGATCCAGATGCGGGAAGTGTAG